The nucleotide window TGCAACGAGATCATCCGCGATGAGGCCACGGCATCCGAGAAAGACGCCGCCGCGGCCGCGCGCTCCGACCTGCCCACGCCCCACGAGATCCGCGAAAGCCTGGACCAGTACGTGATTGGCCAGGAACAGGCCAAGAAGATCCTGGCCGTCGCGGTCTACAACCACTACAAGCGCCTCAAGCACCTCGGCAAGAAGGACGATGTCGAGCTGTCCAAGAGCAACATCCTGCTGATCGGGCCGACCGGCTCGGGCAAGACGCTGCTCGCGCAGACGCTGGCGCGCCTGCTCAACGTTCCGTTCGTGATCGCCGACGCGACCACGCTGACCGAAGCCGGCTACGTGGGCGAGGATGTCGAGAACATCATCCAGAAGCTGCTGCAGAACTGCAACTACGAAGTCGAGAAGGCGCAGCGCGGCATTGTCTACATCGACGAGATCGACAAGATCTCGCGCAAGTCGGACAACCCGTCGATCACCCGCGATGTCTCCGGTGAAGGCGTGCAGCAGGCCCTGCTCAAGCTGATCGAAGGCACCATGGCCTCGGTGCCGCCGCAGGGCGGCCGCAAGCATCCGAACCAGGACTTCCTGCAGGTGGACACGACCAACATCCTGTTCATCTGCGGCGGCGCCTTCGATGGCCTGGAAAAGGTCATCATGCAGCGTTCCGACAAGACCGGCATCGGCTTTGCCGCGCAGGTCAAGAGCAAGGAAGAGCGCGACGTCAGCGAGGTGCTGCCGCAGACCGAACCGGAAGACCTGATCAAGTTCGGCCTGATCCCCGAGCTGATCGGCCGCCTGCCGGTGGTGGCGACGCTGGCCAAGCTGGACGAGGCCGCGCTGATGCAGATCCTGGTCGAGCCCAAGAACGCGCTGGTCAAGCAATACCAGAAGCTGCTGGCGATGGAAGGCGTCGAGCTGGAAATCCGCCCCGGTGCGCTGAGCGCCATCGCCCGCAAGGCGATCCGCCGCAAGACCGGCGCGCGCGGGCTGCGTTCGATCCTGGAGCAGTCGCTGATGGACGTCATGTATGACTTGCCGAATTACAAGGGCGTGCAAAAGGTGGTGATCGATGAAAACACGATCAACGGCGATGCACCGCCGCTGCTGATGTATGAGGAGCAGCAGCCCAAGGTGGCAGGGTCAAACTGACGCGAGGGCTGCCAACGTGGTCAGAATCGGCACCACAGCGGCAGCAGGGCGGAAAGGCCGTTCGCGGAGAAGCGAGCGGCTTTTTTTGTTTATTTCTACCGACGACAGGGAGGAAACGCGGGTATGCTGTTTCAGAGGGGCCACCAAGTGCAGGGAGCGGCATCTGCCTGCCTTGATGAATCGATTGGCACGTATCTTGTAATCGATTCGGGCGGCCCAATTTACGCCTTAAATGACTGACTTGGGGAAAATGATGTCCGGAACACAACTCCTCCCGGCCGAGCCGATTCGCCTGCCACTGTTGCCGCTGCGCGACGTGGTGGTGTTTCCGCACATGGTGATCCCGCTGTTCGTGGGACGCCCAAAGTCCATCAAGGCGCTTGAGACTGCGATGGAGGCGGGCAAGAGCATCATGCTCGTGGCCCAGAAGACGGCGGCCAAGGACGAGCCGACCGCCGACGACCTGTACGAGGTCGGCTGCATCGCCAATATCCTGCAAATGCTGAAGCTGCCCGACGGTACCGTGAAGGTGCTGGTCGAGGGCACCCAGCGCGCAAACATCCGCGAGGTGAGCGAGGACGATTCGCACTTCATGTGCGAAGCCGTGCCCGTGCCGCCCGCACCTGGCGAAAGCGCCGAGACCGAGGCCCTGCGCCGCGCGATCGTGTCGCAGTTCGACCAGTACGTGAAGCTCAACAAGAAGATCCCGCCCGAGATCCTGACCTCGCTGTCGGGCATCGACGAGGCAGGGCGCCTGGCGGACACCATCGCCGCGCACCTGCCGATCAAGCTCGAGCAGAAGCAGAAGATCCTGGAGATGGTCAATGTGACCGAGCGCCTGGAAAGCCTGCTGTCGCAGCTCGAGGGCGAGATCGACATCCTTCAGGTTGAAAAGCGCATCCGTGGCCGCGTCAAGCGCCAGATGGAGAAGAGCCAGCGCGAGTACTACCTGAACGAGCAGGTCAAGGCCATCCAGAAGGAACTGGGCGAGGGCGAAGAAGGCGCCGACCTGGAAGAACTCGACAAGCGCATCAAGGCGGCGCGCATGCCGAAGGAAGCCAAAAAGAAGGCCGACGCCGAATTCAAGAAGCTCAAGCTGATGTCGCCGATGTCGGCCGAGGCCACCGTCGTGCGCAACTACATCGACACGCTGGTGAACCTGCCATGGCGCAAGAAGAGCAAGGTCAACAATGACCTCGCCAACGCCGAGCGCGTGCTGGATGAAGACCACTACGGCCTGGAGAAGGTCAAGGAACGCATTCTCGAGTACCTCGCGGTGCAACAGCGCGTGGACAAGGTGAAGGCGCCCATCCTGTGCCTGGTCGGTCCTCCCGGCGTCGGCAAGACCTCGCTCGGCCAGTCGGTGGCGCGCGCGACGAACCGCAAGTTCGTGCGCATGGCACTGGGCGGCGTGCGCGACGAGGCCGAGATCCGCGGCCACCGCCGGACCTACATCGGGTCGATGCCGGGCAAGATCCTGCAGAGCCTGTCCAAGGTCGGCGTGCGCAATCCGCTCTTCCTGCTCGACGAGATCGACAAGATGGGCATGGACTTCCGCGGCGATCCGTCGTCGGCGCTGCTCGAGGTGCTGGACCCGGAACAGAACCACACGTTCCAGGACCACTACATCGAAGTGGACTTCGACCTGTCCGACGTGATGTTCGTGGCGACGTCGAACTCGCTGAACATCCCGCCGCCGCTGCTCGACCGCATGGAAGTGATCCGCCTGTCGGGTTACACGGAGGAAGAAAAGCTCAACATCGCCACGCGTTACCTGCTGCCGAAGCAGATCAAGAACAATGGTCTGAAGGTTGGCGAGATCGAGGTGACCGATGCTGCGATCCGCGACATCATCCGCTACTACACGCGCGAAGCCGGTGTCCGTTCGCTCGAGCGCGAGGTGTCCAAGATCGCCCGCAAGGCGGTCAAGCTCCTGCTGCTGAAGAAGGAGTCCGGCACGATCAAGGTCGATTCGGAGAACCTCGACAAATTCCTGGGCGTGCGCAAGTACGACTTCGGCCTCGCCGGCAAGGAAAACCAGGTTGGCCAGGTGACCGGGCTGGCGTGGACCGAGGTGGGCGGCGACCTGCTGACCATCGAAGCCGCGATCATGCCGGGCAAGGGCAACATCACCCGCACCGGTTCGCTGGGCGACGTGATGAAGGAGTCGGTCGAGGCCGCACGCTCGGTGGTGCGTTCGCGGGCACGCCGCCTGGGCATCACGGATGAGATGTTCGAGAAGCGCGACATCCACATCCACGTGCCCGAAGGCGCCACGCCCAAGGACGGCCCGTCGGCAGGCGGTGCCATGACCACCGCGCTGGTGTCGGTGCTGACCGGCATCCCGGTGCGCGCGGATGTCGCCATGACCGGCGAGATCACGCTGCGCGGCGAGGTGCTGCCTATCGGCGGCCTGAAGGAAAAGCTGCTGGCGGCTCACCGGGGCGGCATCAAGCTGGTGCTGATCCCTGAGGAAAACGTCAAGGACCTGGCCGAGATCCCGGACAACGTCAAGAACGCCATCGAGATCGTGCCGGTGCGCTGGATCGACAAGGTGCTGGAACTGGCGCTCGAGCGCAAGCCCGAGGCACTGCCGGAAGACGACGCCAAGCCCGCCGACGTGGCGGACAAGGCCACCGCCAAGGTCGAGCGCCTGCATCACTGAGCCCGGCTCAGCCGCATGCACGGAACGCCGCAGGGCAGCGATGCCCGGCGGCGTTTTTTTGTCCGCGCGGGCCTTGGCAAACCGAAATCACCTGTATTAAACTTGCGCCCTCGCAACGCAAACCACGGCATCTGCCGCGAGGTGCGGAGCGTTCAGCAAGTTGCATGGCAGACCGCCTGCAACGGTCGAGCGGGTGCTTAGCTCAGTTGGTAGAGCGGCGCCCTTACAAGGCGTAGGTCGGGGGTTCGAACCCCTCAGCACCCACCACACGCTCTACCGGCGAGAATCAAGGACCTTGGAGTGATCTGGGTCCTTTTTTTATGCCTGTTTCACTGCTGCGTATCGGGGCCGGCCAAAGGGGAAGGATCTATTGCCCGAAAGGAGCCGGCCACCACCCGCTGTCACTCCAGTTTGATCCCCGCACTTTTCACCAGTTGCTCCCACTTGGCCTGATCCCCGCGAATCTGCCTGCCCATCTCGCGCGAGGCCTGCGGTTTGACCAGCGTCGTGTTCCGTCCGGCCATCAGTTGGCGGAACGCCGCGTCGGCCAATACGTCGTCAACTGCCTTCTGCAAGGTCGCGATCACGGATGGCGGTGTTCCGGCCGGCGCCAGCAGGCCTGACCAGCCGAACACGTCGAAGCCTTTCAAGGCTGCGCCGCCTTGTGCGGCGAGCGGAATCTGGTTAGGCGCCAGGGGATCGGGTTGCGCCGAGCTGGTGCCGTAGGACCGCAGCCTGCCGGCTTTTATCATGCTGGTGGCCGTTCCCACTGCATCAAACATCAGCGTCACCTGCCCGCCAATGACATCCGCTTCCGCCTGCGCGGGTCCCTTGTAAGGAATGTGCACAAGATCGACGCCTGCCATCCGCGCGAACAGTTCCATCGCCATGTGCGAGTAGCTGCCATTGCCGTTGGACGCATAGCTGTACTTGCCGGGCTCTTTCTTCAGCAGCGCAATCAGCTCCTGCACATTGCGGGCGGGCAGGTTCGGGCTGGACACCAGCAGCAAGGGCCCCGTGGACAGCATCGCCACCGGGGCCAGGTCCTTTTCGACGTTGTACTGCACCGAGCGGTCGATCAGCGGACTGATTACCAATGGGGAGGACGTGGTCAGCAGCAGCGTGTAGCCGTCCGGCGGCGCCTTGGCGACCGCCGCTACGCCGAGCGTTCCGCCGGCCCCCACGCGGTTGTCGATCACGAGCGGTTGCTTCAGTTTTTCGGACAGCTTCTCGCTCAGGGCGCGTGCCAGATTGTCTGCGCTGCTCGCGGCGCTGAACGGCACTACCACGCGGATCGGCCGCGTGGGGTAGGCATCGGTCTTGCCGTGCGACAGCGTGGAAAGGGCCATCAGGGCGAAGGATGCGAGCAGGGGTAGCGTTCTGTTCATGTCGATGTGTCTCGGGTCAGAGAAATTCATGCGGGGGCGCGCAACGACGCAATGGCTGCCGCGGCCGAACTTTCGCGATCGATGCGCTGGAGTCGGTCGGCAATTTCGGCGGCGCGCGCCGAGCCATAGACGGGTGTCGCCAATGACAGAAACTTGCGCCGCACACCAGCCGGCGACAAAGGCGTAGAAGGGTCGCCCGAAGGCACCAGCACTTCGATATCGTGCCGGCCGCCGCCGTCCGCTTCGGCGCGCAGGCGGCAGCCGCCCGGTGCCAGGTCGGGATCCACCGTTACCGAGATGCGTTGCGTCATCGCCGACATTTCGGCCGTGCCGATCCGCCGCTCATAGCTCTGCCATTCGACCCCGCCATCCAGCCATGCGCATGCGACCTGGAAGTACAGGCTGAATTGCGCGTCGACGATGTTTCGTGGCGCGAGCTTGGCCTCCAACGCCTCGCCAACGATTTTGTGCGCCGTCGGCGAGATGGTCACCTGCAAGCGCGCGTCGGGCAGGGCACCTTGGACAAAGCGCTCGCGTAGCGACAGCGCCGCATCGATCGCCGCGTGGGTCAGCCGGCACGACGGGTAGGGCTTCAGCGCGGTTTGCCCCGCAAGCCATTGGGTTCCAAGACCGTTGATCAGCTGCTCGGGCCGCGGTGCGTTGGTGTACCCAGCCAGCAGCCCGAAGCGGCCGGCGATCGGCTCTGTCGCGGCAACCACGCCGGCCTGTGCATAGCTGAGTGCCAGCATGGCATTGTGAGCGGCGAAGCCGGGATGCAGCCGCTTGTTCCACGCGCCGTTCTCGAGGTATTGCATCGACCCCGAGGCGAGGCTGCCGGCGATGCCGAAGGCTGCCTCGATCGTCGCGGCATTCATGTCGCGCAGCCTGCCCGCGGCCGCCGCGGCGCCGAAGATGCCAGCCACCGAGGTGTTATGGAAGCCCCGTTCGTAGGCGCTTGTGTTGAGTGCCGCGCCGATCCGACAAGCGACTTCATAGCCAATCACAATGGCATCGAGCAAAGCCTTGCCGTCAACGTCTCGTTGCTCGGCTTCGGCCAACGCGGCTGGAATCACCGGAGCGCCGGGGTGAAGCACACCTGCGCCGTTGGTGTCGTCGAAGTCCATGGTGTGCGCGAATGCGCCGTTGAGCAGCGTGGCCTGCTGGCGCGTGAAGGTCTCGCTTAACCCGACCACGGTGAAGCCACCGCCTTGCGTGTCGAGGTCGCGCGTACCGGCGATAAAGGCGGGACTGCTTTCAGCGAATTGTGCGGAGAATGCAGTGTGGCCGACGAAATCGACCAGACAGTCACGCACGCACGCGCGCACGGGTTCGGGAATCGCGCTGCCTGCTGTCGTCGCGGCAAGCGCTGCAAGCGCGGCGGTCGCGCCATCGTGCGCGCGGGCCGCGCCGATTTCGCTGTGGGTAAGCGTCATGCTGTCTCCGGATGGAATGAAAAAAGGTGTGGAATATGGGCTGCGCGCGCCCGCCAAAGCGAATGTCGAAAGGCAACGGATCAATCGATCTCTGCGCCGGCATCGACCACCGCGCGTGCCCAGCGCGTTCCCTCCTGGCGTAGGAAATCGGCGAAGTACGCGGGCGATTCAAGCACGGGCTGCGAGCCGGTTGCGCGCAGGGAATCCCGGATTTGCGGCGAAGACGCGGCGCCGCGAATGGCAGCGTTCAGCGCCGATACCACTTCGGGCCTGGTGCCGGCAGGGGCCAGGATGCCGACCCACGAGTAGATCTCGAAGTCCTTTAGCCCTTGCTCGGACAATGTGGCGACCGCAGGCAGCTGCGGACTGCGCTGCGCGCCGCTGATGCCAAGCGCCTTCAGCTTGCCGGCCTGGACGTGCGGCATCGCAGATGGCAAGGCGTCAAACGCGAGGGATACCTGCCCGGCCATCAGGTCGTTCAACGCGGCGGGCGAACCCTTGTAAGGCACGTGCCGTAGCTGGATGCCTGCACGCGCTTGCAGGATCTCCATCGCGAGGTGAGCGGTGATGCCATTGCCGCCGGAGCCATAGTGGACCTGGTCGGGATGCTGTCTGGCGTAGCGGATCAGTTCCTGCAGATTGCTGGCGGGAAACGATGGGTTGGCCACCAGCAGCAGCGGGCCGATGCTGACAAGGGATACCGGCGCAAAATCCTTCAACGGGTCATACGGCAGCTTCTTGTAGAGGCCGGGATTGATCGCGAGCTGGCCCAGCGTGCCGAATAGCAGGGTGCGGCCGTCAGGACTGCTGCGCTTGACTTCCTGCGCGCCCAGGATGCCGTTGGCGCCGGGACGGTTCTCGACATAGACGGATTGTCCGAGCGACTTCGTCAGCGCTGCGGCGTAATTCCTGGCGATGATGTCGACAGTCTGTCCGGCCGGATAGCCGACCACGAGACGGATCGGACCCGTGTCGTTTGCTCGTGCGGTGCAAGGCGCAAGCAACAAGCCCGCGCTGGTGCCGGCCAGTTGCGCCAGCAGGCGGCGTCGCCGAGGGTTGGGTGTCATCGTGTCTCCTGGAAATGGCACCCGGTGCGTTGCCGGGACCAATGTGTTGCAGCGGGGCGTTAGCGCTACCCGACTCAGTAGTCGCGCGGAACATGGATTTCGCCGGACATCAGCCGGCGCGCCGTGCGTGCCAGCCCCAGCACGGCGAAGGATGTGTCTTCGGGGCGCGCGCCCGCGTTCGCTTCGACGCGGACCGGCATCACGCCAAGGGGATGGCCGATACGCAACTCGCCACCGACGGCAGCTGGCGCGCCGAGCGCCTGATGCACGATGGAATCAGGGAGGCGTGATGCCGCGGCCGTGCACATCGAGCCGGTGCCGGCCATGCTGTCGTGGCATTTGCCGAGGAATACCAGCCGCGCGTGCAGATCCATCTGTTCGGCGCGTTGGCCGGCGCCAGCCATGTCGGTAAAGTCGGCGGGCGGCGCCACCATCACGAAGAGCGGCAGGCCAGGCAGCTTGACGTCCTGCCAGCGCGGCCACAGGCCAAGCATCTCGCCGGCACGCGACTGGATCTCGCCGATGGTTTCGATCAGCGCCTCGTTGGCAGAGATTTCCGGGGGCAACTCGCTGCCGGTGAGTCCGAGCGAGGCAGCGGCGACGAATACGCAGGGATTGGCGACGTCGCAGAGCGTCGCTTCGACCGTGCGGCCATCCGACAGCGTGATGCGATCGACCACGTTGCCGGTAGGCAGCAGACGTCCGGTCTTCGCCCCGACCGTGCCAGCATAGTCCATCAGGATCTCCGCGCCCGTGCCCGGCACGCCGGCGATCGCGCAGTCGCCCGTCACGCGCGCCTTGCCGCCCGCGACCTGCACCCTGGCAATCAGCAGCTTGTCGGTGTTGGTGTTATAGATGCGCACCGTGGTTACCGGCTCGACTGCGTCGACCAGGCCTTCATCGATGGCGAACGGTCCGACCGCGGAGGAGATGTTGCCGCAGTTGCCGTCGTAGCCGATGCGATCGCGCTCGACGTCGGCCTGGGCGAAGGTGTAATCGACGTCGGCATCGGGACGGGATGAGCGGCTGATGATCGCCACCTTGGATGTCACCAGTCGGGATCCGCCCATGCCGTCGATCTGCAGCACGTCGGGCGTGCCCATCGCGCGCTTGAGCAGGGTGTCGCGCTCGGGGCCAGGCCCGGGCAGGTCGTTGGCGTGAAAAAACAAGGCTTTGCTGGTTCCGCCGCGCATCAGCACGCAGGGGATGGCGAATTGATCGGAGTACATGTCGGGGTCGATGGTGATTTAAACAAGGATGAAGGGGGTTGGTGCACGAGCTTTCGGTTCCTCGCTCGCATTCGGCGGTAGAGAAGGCGGGTGAGGGCCGTGCACCAGTCCGCTGGAGCATCACTCCAACGGATACTTCCTGATCAGGGCTTCCAGCCTGTCTCTGTCCTGCTTGACCTGGGCGGCGAACTCGGCTGGCGAGTTGACTACCGGCTCCGCGCCGGCCGCGGCGATGGTCCTGCGCACCTCCGGATCCTTGATTCCCTCGCGCAGCGCTGCCACCAGGCCTTCCGCGACGGCGCTCGGCGTGCCCCTGGGCGCAAACAGGCCGAACCACGTCACCGACTGGAATTGCGGGAAGCCCGCTTCGGCGGTAGTCGGTACGTCCGGCAAGGCGGCGGCCCTGGTGCGGCCTTGTGTCGCCAGGATTTTTAGCGTACCGGCCTTGTAATGCGGCAGCGCCGCGGTGATCCCGGTGAACGACATATTGACGTTGTTGGCGATCAGGTCGGTCACGATCGGTCCGGTGCCCCGGTAGTTGACGACAATCAGGTTGGGGATGCCTGCTTCGGCAGCCAGCTGCTTGCCGGATACCCGTGCAAGGCTTTCGCCGCTGCCCAGCGAGCATGGCGGCGCGGCCGTCTTGCAGTAGCCCACCAGCTCGGCCAGCGAGGAAACGGGCAGCTTGGCGCTGACGACGATCGCGGCCGGCGATTGCGAGATGGCGGTGATCGGCTGCAGCTTCGCCAGCGGATCGATGCCTTTCAAACCGGGAAGATGGCTGGTAATCGTGACGGCAGGGACCTGCAGCAGCAGCGTGTAGCCGTCGGGGCGGGCTTCCATCACTTTGCGCGTGCCGATCAACCCATCGGCGCCGGGCAGGTTCTCGACCACCACCGGTTGTCCCCAAATGGCACCGAGCTGCCTCGAGACCGCGCGCGCCGTGGCATCCGTTCCACCTCCCGCGGCGTAGGGCACCACCAGCGTCACGGGCCGCTCGGGCTTCCATGGCGTAGCCGTTGCGGCCAAGGCAGCTGGCGCCACCCAGCCCAGCAAGGCGGCAGCCGACCAGATCAGCCGGCGTTTGATTCGTTGTCGCATATTGTCTCCCTGGCGACGCAATGGTCTGTGCGATGTCGGCGTCGATGTTGTAATGTGTTTATAGAATAATAACAACTATGCGGCGCGGTCAAGTGTGTGAGAATCGCGGGCGTTGGCCTGTGCTATCCTCGTCACGTCGTTTTTCCTAATGCCATGTCGATCAAAGTCCGTAATACCCCCCAGGTCCGACGCGCTGCCGGCACTGCGCTTCATCGGCAGATCTTCAACGTGCTGCGCGACGAAATCGCGCGCGGCGTCTACGCAGGGTCGGGTGTGCTGCCTACGGAAGAGGCCATCTGCGAGCGCTACGGCGTCTCGCGCATCACCGTGCGTCGTGCTCTGACGGATCTGGCCTCCCAGGGCTTGGTCGAGCGGCGGCACGGCCTTGGTACCTTCGTCAAGATGCAGGTTGCTGGCCGGCAAGCGCCTAGCCTGAGTCTGGTCGAAAGCCTGCGCAAGACCGCGCAGGAAACGCAGGTCAAGGTGATCGAGGTCAGTCAGGCCGAGGCACCTCCTGATATCGCTGCGCAACTGCAACTGGCCGCCGACGAGCGGGCCGTGCATGCACTGCGGCTGCGATGCGCCGATCGACTCCCCGTGATGCTGACTGACGCATGGATCCCCGCAGCAATGGGCACAGGCGTGTCGGCCGCTTCGCTGAAAAAGCATGCGCTCTATGAATTGCTGATGAACCAGGGAGTCAGGTTCGGCAGCGTCGTCCAGGAAATCACCGCACAGCTGGCCGACCCCGTGCTGGCGAAGCTGCTGGGTGTCGAAGTAGGCGCGCCGCTGCTGAAGCTGGTGCGGCTGATGCACGACCAGTCTGATGTGCCGGTGCTGCATATCAGCATCTACCTGAGTCCTGAGCGCAGCCGCATCCTGATGGACTTCCAGGGCGACAGCGTCAACACGCTGGTGACCGGACGCATCGTGCACGATCGCTGAGCCGCCCCGGCGGCCCGCATATCAGGCAGCGGTAGCGCCGCCGTTCCTCCCTTTTCGAATCGTGGTTCGGGTGCCCGGGCGGGGCGCGGGCCGCAACCTTCCCATCTCCCGCAGCGGTGAGGGATACACACCACGCCGGAAATCCGTTGCAAGAAGCCTTCAACAAGGTCTTTGACGCGCGCCCATAGTTGTATTTAGAATATAAACACATAACCTGTGTTTGCGGGCGTTCGCGATGTTCCATCACGTTCGTGCCGAAGACGACTTCAGAGGACCGATGATGACCCCCATTCAATCCCTGCGCCGGCGGCTTGACGCACCTGGCATGCTGGTCGCCCCTGGCGCCTACGACGCGATCGGCGCGCGCCTGATCGAGCAGGCCGGCTTTGGCGCCTGCTACATGACCGGCGCGGGCACATCGGCTGCGCGAGGGTTCCCTGACTTCGGTCTGCTGACAATGGGGGAGATGGTTGACAACGCAGCGGTGATGGCGCGTTCGATCTCGATTCCGCTGATCGCCGACGCCGATACCGGTTACGGCAACGAGTTGAACGTCACGCGTACGGTGCGCGAGTACGAGGCCCGCGGCGTGGCCGCGATTCATATCGAAGACCAGGTCGCGCCGAAGCGATGCGGCCACCTCGATGGCAAGGAGGTAGTGTCGCGCGAGGAGTTCGTGTCGAAGATCCGTGCCGCCGCGCAGGCCCGTCGTACGCCGGATTTCGTCATCATCGCCCGCACCGACGCCCGCGCGATGATCGGGCTGGACGAAGCGATCTGGCGCGCCAATGCCGCGCTGCAAGCGGGTGCCGACATGGCATTCGTCGAGGCCACGCAGACGCTCGACGAAGTGGCCCGGGTGCCGCGCGAGGTTGGCGGCCCCTGTCTGCTGAACGTCGTGCCGGGTGGTCGCACGCCGATCTTTGATTTGCGCGAAGCCGAACAAATGGGCTACAAGCTGGCGATCTTGCCGGGCCTGATGCTGAAGGCCGCCATCGAGGCGGGTGACGCCGCACTTGCATCCCTCAAGGCCACGCATATGGCGCCCGACGTCGGCGCCAGCGTGGCGCATACGTTCCGCCGTTTCGGCGCGGACGAGTGGGACGATTTGCGCCAGCGCTTCAACGCCGGCGCAAGAGCAACGCAGGCGGACGCACAATGATGGCGCGCACGCTGGTCGATAAACTTTGGGACGCGCACGTGGTGCGTGATCTTGGCGACGGCTGGGCGCTGCTGCACATCGATCGCCATCTCCTGCACGACCTGTCCGGTCCGCCGGCGTTGCGCGACGTGGCCGCGCGCGGGTTGCCGCTGCATGATCCGAAGCTGGTGTTCTCCACACCTGATCACGCCGTGTCCAGTCGCCCGGGGCGCGACGGCGATACCTATCCGCCCGGCGGGCGCCTGTGGCAGGGGTTGCGCCAGGGTTCGGCGAAGGCGGGTATCCGGATGTTCGATCTGGGCGAGCCTGGGCAAGGCATCGTGCATGTAATGGGCCCCGAACTTGGCATCGTACTGCCCGGGCTCACGGTGATTTGCGGCGACAGCCACACGTGTACCAATGGCGGCATCGGAGCGATGGCGTTCGGCGTCGGCACTTCCGAAAGCACGCATGCCCTGGCCACGCAGACGCTACGCCAGCAAAAGCCCAGGCGTATGCGCATTCTCTGCGAGGGTGAACTGGGAACGGGCGTCACCGCCAAGGACCTGATTCTGCATGTGATCGGCAAGCTTGGCGCCGCCGCAGGCGTCGGCTACGCCATCGAATTTGCTGGCCCGGCTATCCAATCGCTCGACATCGAAGGGCGATTGACGGTCTGCAATCTCTGCGTCGAACTGGGGGCGCGCTTTGGGCTGATCGCGCCCGACCAGAAGACCGTGGACTGGGTGCGGGGCAGACCGTTCGCGCCCGCCGGCGAGTTGTTCGAGCGGGCCGCAGCCGACTGGCTGGCGCTTTGCACCGATGCCGACGCCGTGTTCGACCGCGAAGAGCGGATAGATGCGTCGGCGGTGGTGCCAACCATTACCTGGGGCACCAGTCCCGAGCAGGTGATCGCGGTTGACGGTGTGACACCGCGACCTGAAGACGAAGCCGATTCCGCGCGGCGCGATGCCGTCGTTGCCGCTCTCGACTACATGGGCCTGGAGCCGGGCGCGCCGATTGCCGGAACGTCGGTGGACTGGGTTTTTATCGGGTCTTGTGCCAATTCCCGGCTGTCCGATTTGCGCGCGGCGGCGGCCATTGTCCGGGGGCGCCGGGTGGCGCCGGGCATCACCGCCTGGGTGGTGCCGGGTTCGGAGAACGTGAAACGCGAGGCGGAGGCAGAGGGATTGCGTGCGGTGTTCGAAGCCGCCGGTTTCCAGTGGCGCGAGCCGGGCTGCAGCATGTGCGTTGCAGCCAACGGCGAGCAGGTTCCGCCCGGCAAGCGTTCGGTTTCAACCTCCAACCGGAATTTCGTCGGCAGGC belongs to Cupriavidus taiwanensis and includes:
- a CDS encoding GntR family transcriptional regulator, with the protein product MSIKVRNTPQVRRAAGTALHRQIFNVLRDEIARGVYAGSGVLPTEEAICERYGVSRITVRRALTDLASQGLVERRHGLGTFVKMQVAGRQAPSLSLVESLRKTAQETQVKVIEVSQAEAPPDIAAQLQLAADERAVHALRLRCADRLPVMLTDAWIPAAMGTGVSAASLKKHALYELLMNQGVRFGSVVQEITAQLADPVLAKLLGVEVGAPLLKLVRLMHDQSDVPVLHISIYLSPERSRILMDFQGDSVNTLVTGRIVHDR
- a CDS encoding 2-methylaconitate cis-trans isomerase PrpF family protein, which gives rise to MYSDQFAIPCVLMRGGTSKALFFHANDLPGPGPERDTLLKRAMGTPDVLQIDGMGGSRLVTSKVAIISRSSRPDADVDYTFAQADVERDRIGYDGNCGNISSAVGPFAIDEGLVDAVEPVTTVRIYNTNTDKLLIARVQVAGGKARVTGDCAIAGVPGTGAEILMDYAGTVGAKTGRLLPTGNVVDRITLSDGRTVEATLCDVANPCVFVAAASLGLTGSELPPEISANEALIETIGEIQSRAGEMLGLWPRWQDVKLPGLPLFVMVAPPADFTDMAGAGQRAEQMDLHARLVFLGKCHDSMAGTGSMCTAAASRLPDSIVHQALGAPAAVGGELRIGHPLGVMPVRVEANAGARPEDTSFAVLGLARTARRLMSGEIHVPRDY
- a CDS encoding isocitrate lyase/PEP mutase family protein, with amino-acid sequence MMTPIQSLRRRLDAPGMLVAPGAYDAIGARLIEQAGFGACYMTGAGTSAARGFPDFGLLTMGEMVDNAAVMARSISIPLIADADTGYGNELNVTRTVREYEARGVAAIHIEDQVAPKRCGHLDGKEVVSREEFVSKIRAAAQARRTPDFVIIARTDARAMIGLDEAIWRANAALQAGADMAFVEATQTLDEVARVPREVGGPCLLNVVPGGRTPIFDLREAEQMGYKLAILPGLMLKAAIEAGDAALASLKATHMAPDVGASVAHTFRRFGADEWDDLRQRFNAGARATQADAQ
- a CDS encoding tripartite tricarboxylate transporter substrate binding protein — its product is MTLVVPYAAGGGTDATARAVSRQLGAIWGQPVVVENLPGADGLIGTRKVMEARPDGYTLLLQVPAVTITSHLPGLKGIDPLAKLQPITAISQSPAAIVVSAKLPVSSLAELVGYCKTAAPPCSLGSGESLARVSGKQLAAEAGIPNLIVVNYRGTGPIVTDLIANNVNMSFTGITAALPHYKAGTLKILATQGRTRAAALPDVPTTAEAGFPQFQSVTWFGLFAPRGTPSAVAEGLVAALREGIKDPEVRRTIAAAGAEPVVNSPAEFAAQVKQDRDRLEALIRKYPLE
- the leuC gene encoding 3-isopropylmalate dehydratase large subunit — translated: MARTLVDKLWDAHVVRDLGDGWALLHIDRHLLHDLSGPPALRDVAARGLPLHDPKLVFSTPDHAVSSRPGRDGDTYPPGGRLWQGLRQGSAKAGIRMFDLGEPGQGIVHVMGPELGIVLPGLTVICGDSHTCTNGGIGAMAFGVGTSESTHALATQTLRQQKPRRMRILCEGELGTGVTAKDLILHVIGKLGAAAGVGYAIEFAGPAIQSLDIEGRLTVCNLCVELGARFGLIAPDQKTVDWVRGRPFAPAGELFERAAADWLALCTDADAVFDREERIDASAVVPTITWGTSPEQVIAVDGVTPRPEDEADSARRDAVVAALDYMGLEPGAPIAGTSVDWVFIGSCANSRLSDLRAAAAIVRGRRVAPGITAWVVPGSENVKREAEAEGLRAVFEAAGFQWREPGCSMCVAANGEQVPPGKRSVSTSNRNFVGRQGPGARTHLASPAMAAAAAVTGRITDVRRLQ